The genomic segment GGTGATGCGCGCATCATCATCGATAACCTGCACCGAAATATTTTTATTACTGCGGAACACAGTCATACGCGGACGTTCAGCTGTTCCATAAATCCGTTTACGGATATGAACTTTACGCTTAAATCTCTTTCTATCTTTCTCGATTCGCTTTTTAAACATAGTACCTATCCTTATTTAACACCGGTCTTACCGACTTTGCGTTTAATAACTTCGGTTTCATAACGGATACCCTTTCCCTTGTAGGGTTCGGGTAATCTGAGTTTACGGATCTGCGCTGCAAATTCGCCGACTTTTTCCTTATCAATACCGGAGATAATAACTTTATTTCCCTGCGGTTCAACCTTTACCTCGATGCCTTCGGGGATCAAAACGATAAAATCGTTTGAATAGCCTAAAGCCATCACCAACAGTTTTCCCTGCACTTCGGCACGGTAACCGACGCCGTTAACAATCAAAGTTTTAGAAAAGCCCTGACTGACGCCCACGACCATATTGTGAATTAAATTCCGATACAACCCGTGAAACGAGCGGGCTTCCTTAGACTCATTCACCCGCGTTACGGAAACCTCGGAGTTTTCAAACTTTACCTGTACCAGCGAATTATAGGTACGGGAGAGTTTCCCCTTGGGACCCTCAACGGTCAATGAACCGTCGGCAATATTGACTTTTACTCCGGCAGGAACAGCTACCGGAAGTTTTCCAATTCTTGACACACTCGCCTCCTACCAAACTTTGCAGATAAGCTCGCCGCCAACCTGCTTTTCGCTTGCGTGTTTGCCGGTTATAACGCCCACTGAAGTTGAAAGAATAAGAGTACCGTACCCGTTATATACGCGGGGAAGCATCTTATATCCTGAATATACGCGACGTCCGGGTGTAGATACCTTTTCAATACCATGGATAACGGGTAATTCATTATCATCATATTTTAAGAACATCCGGATTGTACTTTCGCCGGCTTCGTTAAGTCTTTTAAAATTCTTAATAAAACCTTCGGTTTTCTAAAATCTTCACAATTTCAAGTTTTAACTTTGAAGAAGGTACATCGACTTTCTCATGACCGGCTGCCGCTGCATTCCGAATCTTTGTAAGCATATCTGCGACGGGATCTGAAACGCTCATCTTTTACCTCCTACCAACTTGATTTTGTAACGCCAGGTATCTGGCCTTCACTTGCTAATTTGCGAAAACAAATACGGCACATCTGAAATTTCCTCATATATCCGCGCGGACGGCCGCATACTCTGCAGCGGTTGTATTGGCGGCTGGAATACTTCGGCGTACTGTTTGCCTTATTTATCATTGCTGTTGTTGCCATGAAAACCTCTCTTACTTTCTAAAGGGCATACCGAACTTCAAAAGAAGCGCCCGTGCCTCTTTATCGGTTTTTGCCGTCGTTACGACGTTGATATTCAAACCCGCAATCTTTTCAATTTTATCAAAGTCGATTTCAGGGAAAATAATCTGTTCCGTAACACCTAATGAATAATTTCCTCTCCCGTCAAATCCGTTCGGATTTACACCGCGGAAATCCTTAACACGAGGCAGCGCAACATTAATAAAACGATCCAAAAATTCATACATTTTAGCACCGCGCAATGTTACCATCGCCCCGATTTCATGCCCTTCACGAAGTTTAAAGTTAGCGATACTTTTCTTTGCCTTTGTTTTTACCGCTTTTTGGCCGGTAATAGTACCGAGATCGGTTACTGCAGCATCAAGCAATTTTTTATTTGTCAATGCTTCACCAACCCCCATACTGAGTACGATTTTAACAAGCTTCGGCACCTGCATAACCGTAGTATAGCCGAACTCTTTTGTAAGCTCAGGCGTTATTGTTTCCGTATAGATTTTCTTAAGCCGTGGCACATAATTGCTCATTATAATACTTCTCCACCCTTACGGCAAAAACGCACTTTTTTATCGCCGTCCATCTTATATCCAATGCGAGATACGCCGCTTTTCTTACCGACTATCATTACATTTGAAATATGTATCGGCATCTCGATTTCGGCAATTCCGCCCTGATCCTGCTGAGAACGCTTGCGCATTGCTTTTTTCCCCATATTGATGCCCTGAATAATCACTTGATTTTTTTCAGGTAAAACACGCAATACGGCGCCGCGCTTTCCTTTCTCGCTGCCCGCAATCACTTCTACCGTATCGTTCTTACGGATCTTGATTTTTCCTTCCATAAACACTCAATCTCCTTATAGAACTTCAGGTGCAAGCGATACGATTTTCATAAAATCCATATCACGCAGTTCACGCGCGACAGGTCCGAAAACACGCTTACCCTTGGGGTTCTTATTCGCATCGACCAATACACAAGCGTTATCGTCAAAGCGGATATATGTCCCGTCAGGACGGCGATATTCTTTAGAAACGCGAACGATAACCGCTTTTTCTACAGAACCCTTTTTAATTGTAGAAGTCGGAAGAGCATCCTTTACCGCTACTACAATAATATCACCGATACCGGCATATCGGCGGTGAGATCCACCGATTACCTTAATACACTCTACAATTTTTGCGCCCGAGTTATCGGCAACGTTTAATCTTGTTTCTACTTGAACCATAATATAGACGCTCCTTACTCGTTATTTTGCACGCTCAATAATCTCCGCCAAACGCCAGCATTTTTCCTTGCTGATCGGACGGTTCTCTACAATACGCACCGTATCACCAATGTGAGCTGTATTTTGTTCGTCATGCGCCTTATACTTTTTTGTATTGAGCACGTACTTTTTATACAGCCGATGAAGTTTCTTGGTAGCGACCTGCACAACAATGGTTTTATCCATTTTATCGCTGGTTACCAAACCAACAAACTCGCGGTTCCCGGATTTCTTTTTTGCCGTTGTTTCTTCCACGGGCCTGCTCCTACTCTGCACTTACGCCGGCCAGTTCTTTCTGCCGGATAAATGTGTTCAGCGCTGCAATTTCGCGGCGCATAGACCGTTTCAGCATAGGGTTCTCTACGTGTCCCACTACAAACTGAAACCTCAAATCCATATATTTTTGCTTTAGTTCGCTCCGCTTTGCCACCAATTCGGCAAGGGATAAATCTTTATAGTTCGGCTTTTTCATTCGGAAAACTCCATCTTAGTTATCGCGCGGCTGCTCGGCAAAGCGTGTCTTAAACGGAAGCTTACTTCCTGCCAAACGCATAGCCTCTTCCGCAAGCGAGCGATCAATACCGGTAAGCTCAAACAGCACCGTTCCGGGTCTTACAACAGCGACCCAATATTCCGGAGCCCCCTTACCTTTACCCATACGTGTTTCAGCCGGTTTTTTTGTATACGGCTTATCGGGGAATACACGTATCCACAACTTACCGCCGCGCTTTACCTTTCTGTTTAAAGCAACACGAGCAGCTTCGAGCTGGCGATTAGTCAGCCAAAAGGGTTCAAGCGATACCAATGCAAATTCACCAAAGTCGATATGATTACACCGCGTTGCGTTTCCCTTAACTCTACCGCGCTGAATTTTGCGGTATTTTACTCTCTTAGGACTTAAAGCCATCGCTTAATCCCTCCCTGCTTCCGCACGCTCGCCGCGGCCTTTTTCCGACCGAGGAGCGCGTTCCTTGCGCTGTTTTTTTAACAATAAACCGGCGTCATCTTTTTGGTCGCTACCGTACATCATACCGCTATAGAGCCAAACTTTTACACCGATTTTCCCGTAGGTGGTATGCGCTTCCGCAAAACCGTAGTCGATATCTGCACGGAGTGTGTGCAAGGGTATCCGCCCTTCCTTCATTTCTTCGGTTCGGGACATTTCCGCACCGCCGAGACGACCCGAAACGCGGATTTTAATTCCCTGTGCACCGGCCTTCATCGTAGAAAAGCAGCCTTGCTTTAAGGCTTTTCTAAAAGAAGTACGTCCCATCAACTGACGAGCAACATTTTGGGCGACGAGAGAAGCATTCAATTCAGCACGCTTCACCTCTTTAATCTTGATCTGAACTTTTTTATTTAGTTCTTTCTGAATAATAGCGCCGATTTTTTCGATATTGGCACCTTTCGTTCCGATGATCACACCCGGTCGCGCAGTATGAATAACAATCGTTACACGCTGGGGATGACGAATAATTTCGATATCGGCAACATCCGCATTTTTGCACTCAGGCATCGTCTGGAGCATTGCGCGAATCTTTAAGTCTTCATGCAATAAATCCGCATATTCTCTCGGACTTGCATACCAGCGAGACGCCCATGTTTTGTTAATTCCAAGTCTTAACCCGATAGGGTTTACTTTCTGTCCCATACTTACGCTCCCGCCTTTTCGTCAACTATTACCGTAATGTGACACATTCGTTTTAATTGAACATCCGCACGTCCGCGGCCGCGGCACCATAAGCGCTTGAGTCTCGGTCCTTCATCGATACGGATCTCTTTAATATAGAGCATATCTTCGTCCAATTTTTTATTACCGTTCAAAGCATTCGAGGCAGCCGACTTAACCGTCTGTGAAATCAGTGCAGCCCCTTTATTGGGTATGTGCTCTAAGATCGCCATTGCATCGGTATAAGACTTGCGTTTAATCACATTTGCAACCGGTCGAACTTTTGTCGGAGAAGCAATAAAATACTTTATCGTAGCGCGGTAACCGTTTTTTGCAGTCATTTCAGCCATTATTTCCACCTACTTTTTCGCCGCTTTCTTATCCGAGCCGCCGTGCCCGCGGAAAATACGGGTAGGAGCAAACTCGCCAAGCTTATGTCCAACAAATTCCTCTGTGATATACACAGGGATCCATGATTTACCGTTATATACCGAAATAGTAAAACCAACCATCTCAGGTATAATCGTGGAGCACCGGGAGTAAGACTTAACCATCTTTTTTGTTTTCTGATCTCCCGTCTTGCTCATTTCAACAACCTTTTTGTACAGGCTTTTTTC from the Treponema medium genome contains:
- the rplF gene encoding 50S ribosomal protein L6; the protein is MSRIGKLPVAVPAGVKVNIADGSLTVEGPKGKLSRTYNSLVQVKFENSEVSVTRVNESKEARSFHGLYRNLIHNMVVGVSQGFSKTLIVNGVGYRAEVQGKLLVMALGYSNDFIVLIPEGIEVKVEPQGNKVIISGIDKEKVGEFAAQIRKLRLPEPYKGKGIRYETEVIKRKVGKTGVK
- a CDS encoding type Z 30S ribosomal protein S14, with amino-acid sequence MATTAMINKANSTPKYSSRQYNRCRVCGRPRGYMRKFQMCRICFRKLASEGQIPGVTKSSW
- the rplE gene encoding 50S ribosomal protein L5 encodes the protein MSNYVPRLKKIYTETITPELTKEFGYTTVMQVPKLVKIVLSMGVGEALTNKKLLDAAVTDLGTITGQKAVKTKAKKSIANFKLREGHEIGAMVTLRGAKMYEFLDRFINVALPRVKDFRGVNPNGFDGRGNYSLGVTEQIIFPEIDFDKIEKIAGLNINVVTTAKTDKEARALLLKFGMPFRK
- the rplX gene encoding 50S ribosomal protein L24 encodes the protein MEGKIKIRKNDTVEVIAGSEKGKRGAVLRVLPEKNQVIIQGINMGKKAMRKRSQQDQGGIAEIEMPIHISNVMIVGKKSGVSRIGYKMDGDKKVRFCRKGGEVL
- the rplN gene encoding 50S ribosomal protein L14; this encodes MVQVETRLNVADNSGAKIVECIKVIGGSHRRYAGIGDIIVVAVKDALPTSTIKKGSVEKAVIVRVSKEYRRPDGTYIRFDDNACVLVDANKNPKGKRVFGPVARELRDMDFMKIVSLAPEVL
- the rpsQ gene encoding 30S ribosomal protein S17 — protein: MEETTAKKKSGNREFVGLVTSDKMDKTIVVQVATKKLHRLYKKYVLNTKKYKAHDEQNTAHIGDTVRIVENRPISKEKCWRLAEIIERAK
- the rpmC gene encoding 50S ribosomal protein L29 — translated: MKKPNYKDLSLAELVAKRSELKQKYMDLRFQFVVGHVENPMLKRSMRREIAALNTFIRQKELAGVSAE
- the rplP gene encoding 50S ribosomal protein L16; the protein is MALSPKRVKYRKIQRGRVKGNATRCNHIDFGEFALVSLEPFWLTNRQLEAARVALNRKVKRGGKLWIRVFPDKPYTKKPAETRMGKGKGAPEYWVAVVRPGTVLFELTGIDRSLAEEAMRLAGSKLPFKTRFAEQPRDN
- the rpsC gene encoding 30S ribosomal protein S3, yielding MGQKVNPIGLRLGINKTWASRWYASPREYADLLHEDLKIRAMLQTMPECKNADVADIEIIRHPQRVTIVIHTARPGVIIGTKGANIEKIGAIIQKELNKKVQIKIKEVKRAELNASLVAQNVARQLMGRTSFRKALKQGCFSTMKAGAQGIKIRVSGRLGGAEMSRTEEMKEGRIPLHTLRADIDYGFAEAHTTYGKIGVKVWLYSGMMYGSDQKDDAGLLLKKQRKERAPRSEKGRGERAEAGRD
- the rplV gene encoding 50S ribosomal protein L22 is translated as MTAKNGYRATIKYFIASPTKVRPVANVIKRKSYTDAMAILEHIPNKGAALISQTVKSAASNALNGNKKLDEDMLYIKEIRIDEGPRLKRLWCRGRGRADVQLKRMCHITVIVDEKAGA
- the rpsS gene encoding 30S ribosomal protein S19, coding for MSRSVKKGPFVEKSLYKKVVEMSKTGDQKTKKMVKSYSRCSTIIPEMVGFTISVYNGKSWIPVYITEEFVGHKLGEFAPTRIFRGHGGSDKKAAKK